In Leopardus geoffroyi isolate Oge1 chromosome D1, O.geoffroyi_Oge1_pat1.0, whole genome shotgun sequence, a single window of DNA contains:
- the TAF1D gene encoding TATA box-binding protein-associated factor RNA polymerase I subunit D has protein sequence MNSLNPIMASDSAVEIENHSDNSSSGSSLFKTQCVPSSPKPRQRNRIRKFVYSPESVQAKDSSSDSSLEPRPLTLKAIFERFKKKKRKKRKYKPTGRPRGRPKGRKNTRRSQINRKQVRDKGSGFPFLESENERKPLPWRKILTFEQAVARGFFNYLEKLKYEYYLKESLKQMNVGEDLEKEDFDSRRYKYLDDDGSLSPIESEAEDDLATNLEHDDECDIKLVDHNYFIVSSEVPKKKNVYLEQEEYTEEGAVSRRRTSRSKNIGQRIEWPEKEIGI, from the exons ATGAATTCTCTGAACCCTATAATGGCATCTGATTCAGCTGTGGAAATTGAAAATCACAG tGATAATTCTTCATCTGGTAGCAGCTTATTTAAAACTCAGTGTGTCCCTTCCTCACCTAAACCGAGGCAAAGAAACCGTATCAGAAAATTTGTTTATTCACCTGAAAGTGTTCAAGCAAAGGATTCCTCTAGTGACTCATCTTTAGAACCAAGACCATTGactttaaaagctatttttgaaagattcaaaaaaaagaaacgtaaaaagaggaaatacaagCCAACAGGAAGACCAAGGGGAagaccaaaaggaagaaaaaatactagACGCTCccaaataaataggaaacaagTTAGAGACAAAGGATCTGGGTTCCCATTTTTAGAatcagagaatgaaagaaaaccacTACCTTGGAGGAAGATTTTAACCTTTGAG CAAGCAGTGGCAAGAGGATTTTTCAACTACCTTGAAAAGCTGAAGTATGAATACTACCTCAAGGAATCCTTGAAACAAATGAATGTTGGTGaagatttagaaaaagaagacttTGACAGCCGTAGATATAAATACTTGGATGATGATGGATCTCTCTCTCCTATTGAGTCAGA AGCAGAGGATGATCTTGCAACAAATCTTGAACATGATGACGAATGTGATATCAAATTGGTG GACCATAATTATTTCATAGTAAGTTCTGAAGTACCAaagaagaagaatgtgtatttagAACAAGAGGAATATACTGAAGAAGGAGCTGTGTCTAGAAGGAGAACATCAAGGTCCAAAAACATTGGACAGAGGATAGAATGGCCTGAAAAGGAGATAGGAATATGA